One genomic segment of Mus pahari chromosome 4, PAHARI_EIJ_v1.1, whole genome shotgun sequence includes these proteins:
- the LOC110319763 gene encoding sperm mitochondrial-associated cysteine-rich protein, translating into MSDPSKTNQCPSPCCPPKPCCPPKPCCPQKPPCCPKSPCCPPKSPCCPPKPCPCPPPCPCPCPCPATCPCPLKPPCCPQKCSCCPKKCTCCPQPPPCCAQPTCCSSENKTESDSDTSGQTLERGSQSPQSPPGAQANWNQKKSNK; encoded by the coding sequence ATGAGTGATCCATCCAAAACCAACCAGTGCCCCTCTCCATGCTGCCCACCAAAACCATGTTGCCCACCTAAACCGTGCTGTCCGCAGAAACCACCTTGCTGTCCCAAATCCCCATGCTGCCCACCCAAGTCCCCATGTTGTCCGCCAAAGCCCTGCCCCTGTCCTCccccctgtccctgtccctgtccctgtccggCCACCTGTCCTTGTCCATTGAAACCACCATGCTGCCCGCAGAAGTGTTCGTGCTGCCCCAAAAAGTGCACCTGCTGCCCACAGCCGCCACCTTGCTGCGCTCAACCTACCTGCTGCTCTTCGGAGAACAAGACTGAGTCAGATTCTGATACATCTGGCCAAACTCTGGAGAGGGGCTCTCAATCACCACAGTCCCCTCCAGGTGCTCAAGCCAATTGGAACCAGAAGAAGTCAAACAAGTAG